The Vibrio astriarenae genome contains a region encoding:
- the rplM gene encoding 50S ribosomal protein L13: MKTFVAKPETVKRDWYVVDAEGKTLGRLASEIASRLRGKHKAEYTPHVDTGDYIIVINAEKVTVTGNKAAAKTYYRHTEFPGGLKSITFDKLIDRKPEMAIELAVKGMLPRGPLGRAMYRKLKVYAGTEHNHAAQQPKVLDI, translated from the coding sequence ATGAAAACTTTCGTTGCTAAACCAGAAACTGTAAAACGCGACTGGTATGTTGTAGACGCTGAAGGTAAAACTCTTGGCCGTCTAGCAAGTGAAATTGCATCTCGCCTACGTGGCAAACATAAAGCTGAGTACACTCCACACGTTGACACTGGTGACTACATCATCGTTATCAACGCAGAGAAAGTTACTGTAACTGGTAACAAAGCTGCAGCTAAGACTTACTACCGTCACACTGAATTCCCAGGTGGCCTTAAGTCAATCACTTTTGACAAGCTAATCGACCGTAAGCCAGAAATGGCTATCGAACTAGCAGTTAAAGGTATGCTTCCACGTGGTCCTCTAGGCCGTGCTATGTACCGTAAGCTTAAAGTTTACGCTGGCACTGAGCACAACCACGCTGCTCAGCAACCAAAAGTACTAGACATCTAA